A genome region from Terriglobia bacterium includes the following:
- a CDS encoding aminopeptidase, which translates to MIEPVIAAQDLETWASILLDHSLGGIRAEDRVMIKGERIGWPLIEILERRVVQAGGVPDVLLVPPNNDRGRVWSAGVARHATPEQLARVPDWHRARYESFNKYVEVLGAEDPSRFQGLDAARAQALATADRPFANLRVGKRWVLTLYPTPAMATFEGIDFDEYIRFVVGASVTDPRPLRDAEERIAPLIRDGRRATVVTEALDGRELTLLLDIGPSLPSMSFGLSNLPDGEVYTAPVASGTEGEIYLDLPNSHAGNDIRGIHLRFERGRIVDYRADAGLERLREIVETDDGSHRLGEFALGMNPGLTRVLKHPLFVEKVGGTLHIAIGASYEQSFVEDPASDEGKRRIAELVAADVINRSAQHVDLVVDFRPGGCGRKVMIDGTELAVRDGVWVVK; encoded by the coding sequence ATGATCGAGCCCGTCATCGCGGCCCAGGACCTCGAGACCTGGGCCTCGATCCTCCTCGACCACTCCCTCGGCGGCATCCGCGCCGAGGACCGCGTGATGATCAAGGGAGAGCGGATCGGCTGGCCCCTGATCGAGATCCTCGAGCGCCGCGTCGTCCAGGCCGGTGGCGTTCCCGACGTGCTGCTCGTCCCGCCGAACAACGACCGCGGCCGCGTCTGGTCGGCGGGCGTGGCCCGGCACGCGACGCCGGAGCAGCTCGCGCGGGTTCCCGACTGGCACCGCGCGCGCTACGAGTCGTTCAACAAGTACGTCGAGGTCCTCGGCGCCGAGGACCCGTCGCGCTTCCAAGGGCTCGATGCCGCCCGGGCCCAGGCGCTCGCCACCGCCGACCGCCCCTTCGCGAATCTCAGGGTCGGGAAGCGGTGGGTGCTCACGCTCTACCCGACCCCCGCGATGGCGACGTTCGAGGGAATCGACTTCGACGAGTACATCCGCTTCGTCGTCGGCGCGTCGGTCACCGACCCGCGCCCGCTCCGCGACGCGGAGGAGAGGATCGCCCCGCTCATCCGCGACGGCCGGCGCGCGACCGTAGTGACGGAGGCCCTGGACGGGCGCGAGCTGACGCTTCTCCTCGACATCGGCCCGTCGCTCCCCTCGATGTCGTTCGGCCTCAGCAATCTCCCCGACGGCGAGGTGTACACCGCCCCTGTCGCTTCGGGGACGGAGGGGGAGATCTACCTCGACCTTCCGAACTCGCACGCCGGGAACGACATCCGAGGGATCCACCTGCGCTTCGAGCGCGGGCGGATCGTGGACTACCGCGCCGACGCCGGTCTTGAGCGCCTCCGCGAGATCGTCGAAACCGACGACGGCTCGCACCGCCTCGGCGAGTTCGCGCTCGGCATGAACCCCGGCCTCACCCGCGTCCTCAAGCACCCGCTCTTCGTGGAAAAGGTCGGCGGCACCCTCCACATTGCGATCGGCGCCAGCTACGAGCAGAGCTTCGTCGAGGATCCTGCGTCCGACGAGGGGAAGAGGCGCATCGCGGAGCTGGTGGCGGCCGACGTCATCAACCGCTCGGCGCAGCACGTGGACCTCGTCGTGGATTTCCGGCCGGGAGGTTGCGGGCGGAAGGTGATGATCGACGGGACGGAGCTGGCCGTGCGGGACGGGGTGTGGGTGGTGAAGTAG
- a CDS encoding alpha/beta fold hydrolase: protein MLAALLLAVAATALPAQAAEPDGAQADLEKRVAAIEKKLQASGDDIEVLTKKVDDLLWFARVGDVADVDKIWYPSAPNPKGEETYGIKNERHPFKVWAYVFVPKKLDREKKHPLLLFPHGGVHADFDTYWTHIVRELMDRGYVVVAPDFRGSTGYGKEYREAIDYGGLEVDDVVAGRDWAVDTLPFVDPGRVGILGWSHGGLIALMAVFDHPDKFRAAYAGVPVSDLLARMGYSDEGYRAEFSAPYHIGKTANQDVDEYRRRSPAWNAEKLKTPLLIHTNTNDRDVDVVEVEHLIQALKAAGKDFQYKIYKDAPGGHSFNRLDTLFARESRKEVYEFLAKYLK from the coding sequence ATCCTTGCCGCGTTGCTACTGGCCGTCGCCGCGACGGCCCTGCCGGCCCAGGCCGCGGAGCCGGACGGCGCCCAGGCCGACCTCGAGAAGCGCGTCGCAGCCATCGAGAAGAAGCTCCAGGCGAGCGGGGACGACATCGAGGTCCTGACCAAGAAGGTGGACGACCTGCTCTGGTTCGCCCGGGTCGGGGACGTCGCCGACGTGGACAAGATCTGGTACCCCAGCGCTCCGAACCCGAAAGGGGAGGAGACGTACGGGATCAAGAACGAGCGCCACCCGTTCAAGGTCTGGGCGTACGTGTTCGTCCCGAAGAAGCTCGACCGGGAGAAGAAGCACCCGCTGCTGCTCTTCCCGCACGGCGGCGTCCACGCCGACTTCGACACCTACTGGACGCACATCGTGCGCGAGCTGATGGACCGCGGGTACGTGGTGGTCGCCCCGGACTTCCGCGGCTCCACCGGGTACGGGAAGGAGTACCGCGAGGCGATCGACTACGGCGGCCTCGAGGTGGACGACGTGGTCGCGGGGCGCGATTGGGCGGTCGACACCCTGCCGTTCGTGGACCCAGGCCGGGTCGGCATCCTGGGCTGGAGCCACGGCGGGCTCATCGCGCTGATGGCCGTGTTCGACCACCCGGACAAGTTCAGGGCGGCGTACGCCGGGGTGCCGGTCTCGGACCTCCTCGCGCGGATGGGATACTCCGACGAGGGGTACCGCGCGGAGTTCTCCGCGCCCTACCACATCGGGAAGACCGCCAACCAGGACGTGGACGAGTACCGGCGGCGCTCTCCGGCCTGGAACGCCGAGAAGCTCAAGACGCCGCTCCTGATCCACACGAATACCAACGACCGCGACGTGGACGTGGTGGAGGTCGAGCACCTGATCCAGGCGCTCAAGGCGGCGGGCAAGGACTTCCAATACAAGATTTACAAGGACGCGCCGGGAGGACACAGCTTCAACCGGTTGGATACGCTGTTCGCGAGGGAGTCGAGGAAGGAAGTCTACGAGTTCCTGGCGAAGTACCTCAAGTAA
- the wrbA gene encoding NAD(P)H:quinone oxidoreductase has protein sequence MKVLIVYYSMYGHVARMADAAAEGAREAPGAEVTVRRVPETLPPEVLAKMGAAEAQKQLSKVPACTMDELAAADAILFGTPTRFGNMCGQMRQFLDGTGGHWQTGALVGKIGSVFTSSATQHGGQESTLLTFHVTLLHQGMVVVGLPYAFQGQMRMDEITGGSPYGASTITGGKGERMPSENELAAARFQGRHVATLAAKLAR, from the coding sequence ATGAAGGTGCTGATCGTCTATTACTCCATGTACGGACACGTCGCCCGGATGGCGGATGCCGCTGCCGAAGGAGCTCGGGAGGCCCCCGGCGCCGAGGTCACGGTCCGGCGGGTCCCGGAGACCCTGCCACCGGAGGTCCTCGCGAAAATGGGCGCGGCGGAGGCCCAGAAGCAGCTATCGAAGGTCCCGGCTTGCACGATGGACGAGCTGGCCGCGGCCGACGCGATTCTCTTCGGGACGCCCACTCGATTCGGCAACATGTGCGGCCAGATGCGACAGTTCCTGGACGGAACCGGTGGGCATTGGCAGACGGGTGCGCTGGTGGGGAAGATCGGGAGCGTTTTCACGTCTTCGGCCACCCAGCATGGCGGTCAGGAATCCACCCTCCTGACGTTCCACGTGACCCTGCTCCACCAAGGGATGGTCGTCGTCGGGCTACCCTACGCCTTCCAAGGCCAGATGCGGATGGACGAGATCACCGGGGGGAGCCCCTACGGCGCCTCGACGATCACCGGCGGGAAGGGGGAGCGGATGCCGAGCGAGAACGAGCTGGCGGCGGCACGGTTCCAGGGGCGGCACGTCGCGACCCTCGCGGCGAAGCTCGCGCGCTGA
- a CDS encoding BON domain-containing protein: MRSHLPTGLAVLSAMVVAAAAFGGPAEDSEMTRRVSEQLRRSAILGHLGIDARVHDGRVVLTGHVRTLSQAWEATDLAAKVRDVVEVESRIDLESRGGSDAAIGSAVKRSFEDHPEVAAAGLGVSVDAGTVTLTGKVDDARVRFAAADVAARTEGVVAVSDRIETPAKDDAFILKAVTAILGAGSFVRVSGKIQPTVKDGVVTLEGSVARLYDRKRAERLVLGVNGVRGVENHLEVKPMRPDLVIPLD; the protein is encoded by the coding sequence ATGAGAAGCCACCTACCCACCGGGCTCGCCGTCTTGTCCGCGATGGTCGTCGCAGCCGCCGCATTCGGAGGCCCCGCGGAGGACTCCGAGATGACGCGCAGGGTATCGGAGCAGCTCCGGCGGTCGGCGATCCTCGGCCATCTCGGGATCGATGCGAGGGTGCATGACGGGCGCGTGGTCCTCACCGGGCATGTTCGCACGCTCTCGCAGGCGTGGGAGGCGACCGACCTCGCCGCCAAAGTGCGTGACGTCGTCGAGGTCGAGAGCCGGATCGACCTCGAGTCCCGCGGCGGGAGCGACGCGGCCATCGGGTCGGCCGTGAAACGGAGCTTCGAGGACCACCCGGAGGTCGCCGCAGCCGGCCTCGGGGTGAGCGTCGACGCGGGGACCGTGACCCTCACCGGGAAGGTCGACGACGCGCGGGTGCGCTTCGCCGCCGCCGATGTGGCCGCGCGCACCGAAGGGGTCGTCGCGGTGAGCGACCGGATCGAGACCCCTGCGAAGGACGACGCGTTCATCCTCAAGGCGGTCACCGCGATCCTCGGGGCCGGCTCGTTCGTCCGCGTGTCGGGGAAGATCCAGCCTACCGTCAAGGACGGGGTCGTGACGCTCGAGGGCAGCGTCGCCCGTCTCTACGACCGCAAGCGGGCGGAGCGGCTGGTCCTGGGCGTCAACGGGGTGCGCGGCGTCGAGAACCACCTCGAGGTCAAGCCGATGAGGCCCGACCTCGTCATCCCGCTGGATTGA
- a CDS encoding DUF423 domain-containing protein, whose protein sequence is MAGGWFAAGAIAAALGVVLGAFGAHGLKDRVAPDLLAIYETGVRYHLVHALALLAVGWAAERWPGPWASAAGWLFLAGILVFSGSLYLLALTGARWLGAVTPLGGLVFIAGWIALAIASLRG, encoded by the coding sequence ATGGCAGGTGGGTGGTTCGCGGCGGGTGCTATCGCGGCGGCCTTGGGGGTGGTGCTTGGCGCTTTCGGCGCCCACGGGCTGAAAGACCGGGTGGCCCCGGACCTCCTGGCGATCTACGAGACCGGCGTGCGCTACCACCTGGTGCACGCGCTCGCGCTCCTCGCGGTCGGCTGGGCGGCGGAGCGCTGGCCGGGGCCCTGGGCGTCGGCGGCCGGTTGGCTCTTCCTCGCGGGGATCCTGGTGTTCTCGGGGAGCCTCTATCTGCTCGCGTTGACCGGCGCACGGTGGCTCGGGGCGGTCACCCCGCTCGGCGGGCTGGTCTTCATCGCCGGCTGGATCGCCCTCGCGATCGCCTCCCTCAGAGGGTAG
- a CDS encoding Crp/Fnr family transcriptional regulator, producing the protein MGEGVSDVHESTRDRLRRVPLFAELEDEDLDRLAGLSRIVPLRRKETLFGDGEPYRGMYVILSGLAVVYKLSGDGRMLILHVCRPGDSIAEDPMFEEPEARYPAHGRVTRDSEVMFLPRDKFLPFLKQHPEVAWELLKGFAVRLRELSQQLEGVTLREVTSRLARYLLDELDKAGRRRDPRPALTLPLAKGSLASYLGTVHETLSRSFARLIREKIVAVDGPKVTFLDLGRLERLI; encoded by the coding sequence ATGGGCGAAGGCGTTAGCGACGTTCACGAGAGCACCCGGGACCGGTTGAGGCGCGTGCCGCTGTTCGCCGAGCTCGAGGACGAGGACCTGGACCGCCTGGCCGGCCTCTCGCGCATCGTTCCGCTGCGGCGGAAGGAGACGCTGTTCGGCGACGGGGAGCCGTACCGCGGGATGTACGTGATCCTGAGCGGCCTCGCCGTGGTGTACAAGCTCTCCGGCGACGGGCGGATGCTGATCCTCCACGTTTGCCGCCCTGGCGACTCGATCGCCGAGGACCCGATGTTCGAGGAGCCCGAGGCCCGCTACCCGGCGCACGGCCGGGTGACCCGCGACAGCGAGGTGATGTTCCTGCCGCGGGACAAGTTTCTCCCGTTCCTCAAGCAGCACCCCGAGGTGGCGTGGGAGCTGTTGAAGGGGTTCGCGGTCCGCCTGAGGGAGCTGAGCCAGCAGCTCGAGGGGGTCACCCTGCGCGAGGTCACGTCGAGGCTGGCCCGCTACCTCCTGGACGAGCTGGACAAGGCCGGCCGGCGGCGCGATCCACGGCCGGCGCTGACCCTCCCGCTGGCGAAAGGCTCGCTCGCCTCGTACCTGGGCACGGTCCACGAGACCCTGTCCCGCTCCTTCGCACGCCTGATCCGCGAGAAGATCGTCGCCGTGGACGGCCCCAAGGTCACGTTCCTCGACCTCGGCCGCCTCGAGCGGCTGATCTAG